A single Tachypleus tridentatus isolate NWPU-2018 chromosome 9, ASM421037v1, whole genome shotgun sequence DNA region contains:
- the LOC143225950 gene encoding uncharacterized protein LOC143225950 isoform X1 — translation MISNISFGTDIYNRSYTFTEVTSNSEFSTELSSLLFNSTSDFADNTEISPSIIPASTARNNTFNLSFPHDIHNNTITPPPVKIEYARTFLLLFQGNCTHQEMLTNKFRKAFVQALNISNDNDQSSVIVNQIGCTTFLNVNVTLTTNDKEKLETFVDNLVGINLKINSTSLETEIESYFLHPPVDEKTSLTNNKSDNPIAELAREELIFFIAVGASFGAVLMIVLLICCIKCCCRKPPKPSEFQTNSPHVTLRLEDYSLTRIPRPRTIYSDYYRGPVQEDNTPETTFPELQSQGSGKNIEQSFNTSVIPLEEAEKLDESYSQHNTFPIQISTPSELKTFAKKSDIDKTKLLDGSNFKRKSKEKLAENLKDNRNGMRGIDNPIFIHQV, via the coding sequence ATGATTTCGAACATTTCGTTTGGTACTGACATATATAATAGATCGTACACTTTTACAGAGGTTACATCAAATTCTGAGTTTTCTACCGAACTTTCTTCCTTACTCTTTAACTCAACAAGTGACTTTGCTGACAATACGGAAATATCCCCCAGCATTATACCAGCATCAACTGCACGAAACAACACCTTCAATTTAAGTTTTCCACATGATATTCACAATAACACAATTACACCACCACCAGTTAAAATAGAATATGCACGAACATTCCTGCTCTTGTTTCAAGGGAACTGCACACATCAAGAAATGTTAACTAATAAATTTCGAAAAGCCTTTGTACAGGCACTAAACATTAGCAACGACAATGACCAAAGCTCTGTGATTGTAAATCAAATCGGATGCACCACGTTTCTAAATGTCAATGTAACATTGACAACCAACGATAAAGAAAAGCTCGAAACTTTTGTAGATAATCTTGTGGGGATCAATCTTAAAATAAACTCTACATCATTGGAAACAGAAATCGAGTCATATTTTTTACATCCACCTGTTGATGAAAAAACAAGCTTAACCAATAACAAATCAGATAATCCAATAGCTGAACTAGCGAGAGAGGAACTGATATTCTTTATTGCAGTGGGGGCTTCATTTGGGGCTGTCCTGATGATCGTTTTACTTATTTGTTGCATAAAATGTTGTTGTCGAAAACCTCCTAAGCCTTCTGAATTTCAAACGAACTCTCCGCATGTGACCTTACGGCTGGAAGACTACTCCCTAACACGAATACCACGCCCAAGAACAATCTATTCCGACTATTACAGGGGCCCTGTACAGGAAGACAACACCCCAGAGACAACGTTTCCTGAGCTGCAGTCTCAGGGTAGCGGAAAAAATATAGAACAGTCCTTTAACACAAGCGTGATTCCATTGGAAGAAGCAGAGAAACTTGACGAATCGTACTCACAACATAATACGTTTCCTATTCAAATTTCCACGCCATCAGAATTAAAGACTTTTGCAAAGAAAAGTGACATAGACAAAACAAAACTCCTAGATGGCTCCAATTTTAAGAGAAAATCAAAGGAGAAGTTAGCTGAAAATCTTAAAGATAACCGAAATGGTATGAGAGGAATCGATAATCCAATCTTTATACATCAAGTATAA